From a single Sediminispirochaeta bajacaliforniensis DSM 16054 genomic region:
- a CDS encoding alkaline phosphatase family protein produces MTPKSLLFVFLDGLGIGRRDLAHNPFVAMTPRLDALLGEGWNFGMVGEPPGTVVLRRQLLLGHIDPVMGVPGLPQSATGQCSLITGVNCQQEIGRHWGPRPNSRVREVIGRGTLFSAAKAAGGECRFAVAFPDSFFQALASGRRIPSSLQQAFLDIDGRLPDYQDLVDGKALSSDITGLGWQKELGYGEIPLLSPGAAADRLLVLAKSARFTLFEYWLSDHIGHRGSFAEAQSAVETLDRFLSLLLEASAEGEELLVLVTSDHGNLESMERKNHTDHLVPLLVAGPGAEGAGGLETISNVGRWMRDLLASD; encoded by the coding sequence ATGACGCCTAAGTCTCTCCTTTTTGTCTTTCTCGATGGGCTAGGCATCGGTCGTCGGGATCTCGCCCATAATCCCTTTGTGGCTATGACTCCGAGACTCGACGCCCTTCTGGGGGAGGGATGGAATTTCGGTATGGTAGGGGAGCCTCCCGGTACCGTAGTGCTTCGCCGTCAATTGTTACTCGGCCATATCGATCCGGTTATGGGTGTACCGGGATTGCCCCAAAGCGCCACCGGTCAATGTTCTCTTATTACCGGTGTCAACTGCCAGCAGGAGATCGGCAGACATTGGGGGCCTCGTCCGAACAGTAGGGTGAGAGAAGTGATTGGCAGGGGAACGCTTTTTTCCGCGGCAAAGGCTGCCGGAGGCGAGTGCCGCTTCGCTGTTGCCTTTCCCGATTCCTTTTTTCAGGCCCTTGCCTCCGGACGGCGGATTCCCAGTTCTCTCCAGCAAGCCTTTCTCGATATCGACGGCAGGCTTCCCGATTACCAGGATCTTGTGGATGGCAAAGCTCTCTCCTCCGACATCACCGGGCTGGGATGGCAAAAAGAACTCGGTTATGGGGAAATTCCCCTTCTTAGCCCGGGGGCGGCCGCCGATCGGCTTCTGGTTTTGGCCAAGTCGGCCCGTTTTACCCTTTTCGAGTATTGGCTCAGCGACCACATAGGTCATCGGGGCAGTTTTGCGGAGGCACAGTCCGCCGTGGAAACGCTTGACCGCTTTCTTTCTTTACTTCTCGAAGCATCGGCCGAAGGCGAGGAGCTTTTGGTTCTTGTCACCTCGGATCACGGTAATCTCGAATCGATGGAACGAAAAAATCATACCGATCATCTTGTTCCCCTCCTTGTCGCAGGCCCGGGAGCCGAAGGGGCCGGTGGACTCGAAACCATTTCCAATGTTGGGCGGTGGATGCGCGACCTGCTTGCCTCTGATTGA